The proteins below are encoded in one region of Coffea arabica cultivar ET-39 chromosome 4c, Coffea Arabica ET-39 HiFi, whole genome shotgun sequence:
- the LOC113738387 gene encoding uncharacterized protein isoform X1, which produces MLLWRSRVSTVKSPFSLGTFVKHLPASNPSPNPSPSTFKFSPSGKPQSIFTTPALPKSHFQALTQKQQQQVHLYIHSLLEWNQKMNLTAVRGQNEVMERHVEDSLAILEPIKTSYLSRCGTSCENLNLIDVGSGAGLPGIILAIACPGWKVALLESMNKRCVFLEHAVGVTGLSNVQVIRERAENLGHNPGFREAFDVAVARAVAEMRVLAEYCLPLVRVGGLFVAAKGHNPQEEVKSAKRAVNLLGASVLQTCNVESKSKYGPRTAIICLKDGTTPKKYPRDPGTPTKLPL; this is translated from the exons ATGCTGCTTTGGCGAAGCAGAGTATCAACCGTTAAGTCTCCTTTTTCTCTGGGGACTTTCGTCAAACACCTTCCAGCTTCAAATCCAAGTCCAAACCCAAGTCCCTCCACATTCAAATTCAGCCCCAGTGGAAAACCGCAGTCCATATTCACCACTCCAGCCCTGCCCAAATCCCATTTCCAGGCCTTAACTCAGaagcaacaacaacaagtccATCTCTACATTCACTCCCTCCTCGAATGGAACCAGAAGATGAACCTCACTGCTGTTAGAGGGCAAAATGAGGTAATGGAAAGGCATGTGGAGGATTCACTGGCCATTTTAGAGCCTATAAAGACCTCTTATCTCTCCCGTTGTGGGACTTCTTGCGAAAACCTGAATCTTATTGATGTCGGTAGCGGGGCGGGCCTTCCAGGAATAATTCTTGCTATTGCTTGCCCTG GCTGGAAAGTTGCCCTTTTGGAGTCTATGAATAAGCGTTGTGTTTTCTTGGAGCATGCGGTTGGCGTCACCGGTCTGTCAAATGTGCAAGTTATAAGAGAAAGAGCTGAG AACCTGGGACACAATCCTGGGTTCAGAGAGGCGTTTGACGTTGCTGTAGCCAGAGCAGTTGCAGAAATGAGAGTTTTAG CTGAGTATTGTCTTCCTCTAGTACGTGTGGGTGGATTGTTTGTAGCAGCAAAGGGCCATAATCCTCAG GAGGAAGTCAAAAGTGCAAAGAGAGCTGTTAATTTGCTGGGTGCTTCAGTATTGCAAACATGCAATG TGGAATCGAAAAGCAAGTATGGACCCAGAACTGCAATCATTTGTCTAAAAGATGGCACCACACCCAAAAAATACCCACGTGATCCAGGTACCCCAACCAAGTTACCTCTTTAA
- the LOC113738387 gene encoding uncharacterized protein isoform X2: MLLWRSRVSTVKSPFSLGTFVKHLPASNPSPNPSPSTFKFSPSGKPQSIFTTPALPKSHFQALTQKQQQQVHLYIHSLLEWNQKMNLTAVRGQNEVMERHVEDSLAILEPIKTSYLSRCGTSCENLNLIDVGSGAGLPGIILAIACPGWKVALLESMNKRCVFLEHAVGVTGLSNVQVIRERAENLGHNPGFREAFDVAVARAVAEMRVLAEYCLPLVRVGGLFVAAKGHNPQEEVKSAKRAVNLLGASVLQTCNVESKSKYGPRTAIICLKDGTTPKKYPRDPG, translated from the exons ATGCTGCTTTGGCGAAGCAGAGTATCAACCGTTAAGTCTCCTTTTTCTCTGGGGACTTTCGTCAAACACCTTCCAGCTTCAAATCCAAGTCCAAACCCAAGTCCCTCCACATTCAAATTCAGCCCCAGTGGAAAACCGCAGTCCATATTCACCACTCCAGCCCTGCCCAAATCCCATTTCCAGGCCTTAACTCAGaagcaacaacaacaagtccATCTCTACATTCACTCCCTCCTCGAATGGAACCAGAAGATGAACCTCACTGCTGTTAGAGGGCAAAATGAGGTAATGGAAAGGCATGTGGAGGATTCACTGGCCATTTTAGAGCCTATAAAGACCTCTTATCTCTCCCGTTGTGGGACTTCTTGCGAAAACCTGAATCTTATTGATGTCGGTAGCGGGGCGGGCCTTCCAGGAATAATTCTTGCTATTGCTTGCCCTG GCTGGAAAGTTGCCCTTTTGGAGTCTATGAATAAGCGTTGTGTTTTCTTGGAGCATGCGGTTGGCGTCACCGGTCTGTCAAATGTGCAAGTTATAAGAGAAAGAGCTGAG AACCTGGGACACAATCCTGGGTTCAGAGAGGCGTTTGACGTTGCTGTAGCCAGAGCAGTTGCAGAAATGAGAGTTTTAG CTGAGTATTGTCTTCCTCTAGTACGTGTGGGTGGATTGTTTGTAGCAGCAAAGGGCCATAATCCTCAG GAGGAAGTCAAAAGTGCAAAGAGAGCTGTTAATTTGCTGGGTGCTTCAGTATTGCAAACATGCAATG TGGAATCGAAAAGCAAGTATGGACCCAGAACTGCAATCATTTGTCTAAAAGATGGCACCACACCCAAAAAATACCCACGTGATCCAG GCTGA
- the LOC113738386 gene encoding protein JINGUBANG-like, translating to MVQYHQTCNSSNNLLSHHGSFGQEEPTSLQTQPSLRSIPSLTSELQLQQHQFPTAHHQCIATLKGQSSYTSSLFLAGKFLLTGSSDKEIRLWRRNDLKPLNQKLTGNVVTAGQGAVKSLVVSADKLFSAHQDHKIRVWKIYSDKAEKQKLTHLATLPKLSDHVRNCLNPKNHVQVRRHKKCIWVQHVDTVSALALSTDESHLYSVSWDRTLKIWRTTDFKCLESVANAHDDAINAVALSTHGHVYTGSADKKIKVWRKGLGQKKHSLVATLERHKSGVNALALSADGSVLYSGACDRSILVWEKDDGSWMLAVGALKGHTKSILCLAVVSNLVCSGSADKTVRIWTGVERSYSCLAVLEGHTGPVKCLTMAKDHSNTSDAASSFLLYSSSLDCDTKIWQILTVYSV from the coding sequence ATGGTGCAGTATCATCAAACTTGTAACTCAAGCAATAATTTGCTTTCACACCATGGAAGCTTTGGCCAGGAGGAGCCAACTTCCCTGCAAACCCAGCCCAGCCTCCGGTCAATTCCTTCTCTTACATCAGAACTCCAGCTCCAGCAGCACCAGTTTCCAACTGCCCACCACCAGTGCATCGCTACTCTAAAGGGTCAGAGCTCCTATACATCCTCACTTTTTCTGGCAGGAAAGTTCCTTCTTACAGGATCTTCTGACAAAGAAATACGTCTATGGAGGCGGAATGATCTAAAGCCTCTTAATCAAAAATTAACTGGCAACGTGGTAACTGCTGGACAGGGAGCAGTAAAGTCCCTAGTAGTTTCAGCTGATAAACTGTTTAGTGCTCATCAAGATCACAAAATCCGAGTTTGGAAAATCTACAGTGATAAAGCAGAAAAGCAGAAGCTCACACATCTAGCCACCCTGCCAAAGTTAAGTGATCATGTTCGCAACTGTCTTAACCCTAAGAACCATGTTCAAGTCCGACGACACAAGAAATGCATATGGGTACAGCATGTTGACACAGTCTCAGCACTAGCCTTGTCAACTGATGAGTCCCATCTCTACTCGGTTTCTTGGGATCGAACACTCAAGATTTGGCGGACGACAGATTTCAAATGCTTGGAATCAGTAGCAAATGCACATGATGATGCAATCAATGCAGTGGCATTATCAACTCATGGGCACGTTTATACTGGATCAGCAGACAAGAAAATCAAAGTATGGAGAAAAGGCTTGGGACAAAAGAAGCATTCTCTAGTTGCTACTCTGGAAAGGCATAAATCTGGGGTGAATGCATTGGCGCTAAGTGCAGATGGGTCTGTGTTGTATTCTGGTGCCTGTGACAGGTCTATATTGGTTTGGGAAAAGGATGATGGCAGTTGGATGTTGGCAGTGGGTGCACTAAAGGGTCACACGAAGTCCATCCTATGCTTGGCTGTAGTGTCAAATTTGGTCTGCAGTGGTTCAGCAGACAAAACAGTAAGAATTTGGACAGGGGTTGAAAGAAGCTACTCTTGCTTGGCAGTTTTGGAAGGTCACACAGGCCCAGTAAAGTGCTTGACTATGGCAAAAGATCATAGCAATACATCGGATGCAGCTTCTTCATTTCTCCTTTACAGTAGCAGTCTAGACTGTGATACCAAAATCTGGCAGATATTAACAGTTTACTCAGTATAA